In one Variovorax sp. V213 genomic region, the following are encoded:
- a CDS encoding nuclear transport factor 2 family protein: MTDWDSYQKGDKALNVETAQKWLDQVVAACSTLDPELILDCFTEDAIADLGAVVLEGKEQLRPLIRERYANYTYYDLKKIVRAVSGDLVVCEARLRWKSAEQPRLQHTRAIEILQVRDGRIARWDNASVSWADAEV, translated from the coding sequence ATGACTGACTGGGACAGCTATCAAAAGGGCGACAAGGCCCTCAATGTCGAGACCGCGCAAAAGTGGCTTGATCAAGTGGTTGCGGCATGCAGCACCTTGGATCCTGAGCTCATTCTCGACTGCTTTACCGAAGATGCCATTGCCGACCTCGGGGCAGTCGTCTTAGAGGGAAAGGAGCAGCTCCGGCCGCTTATCCGAGAGCGATATGCGAACTACACCTACTACGATCTCAAAAAGATCGTTCGCGCAGTCTCGGGTGATCTTGTGGTGTGCGAGGCTCGTTTGCGCTGGAAGTCGGCTGAACAGCCAAGGCTGCAACACACTCGCGCAATCGAAATCCTCCAGGTGCGCGACGGCCGAATTGCTCGCTGGGACAACGCGTCGGTTTCTTGGGCCGACGCTGAGGTGTGA
- a CDS encoding transposase, whose translation MDVNPKSRRRHSAEFKAQVVAACAEPGATVAAVARTFGLNDNLVHDWRRGRSGAGASKTIGTSLQESAPEFVALSLPSSPPPPAPAPAGAPEGIRFEFKRGAIGVSVTWPISAAADCAAWLREVLR comes from the coding sequence ATGGACGTGAACCCGAAGTCGCGGCGCAGACACAGCGCTGAGTTCAAGGCACAAGTTGTGGCCGCGTGCGCGGAGCCTGGTGCCACGGTTGCGGCGGTAGCTCGAACCTTCGGCCTGAACGACAACCTCGTTCACGACTGGCGGCGCGGCCGCAGCGGCGCGGGCGCTTCCAAGACCATTGGAACATCGCTGCAAGAATCAGCGCCGGAGTTCGTTGCGCTGTCGCTGCCTTCATCGCCGCCGCCCCCAGCACCGGCGCCGGCGGGCGCTCCCGAGGGGATCCGTTTCGAGTTCAAGCGTGGGGCGATCGGCGTAAGCGTGACGTGGCCCATCTCGGCCGCCGCCGACTGCGCGGCATGGCTTCGTGAGGTGCTGCGTTGA
- a CDS encoding pyridoxamine 5'-phosphate oxidase family protein produces the protein MVAPSQTSQYAPTPRTQVRRRPERASYDRQLVHSIIDEAIVCHVSFIYEDQPCIIPTTILRIDEDLYLHGSPTNRMLCVLAQGVPAAIAVTHVDAVVAGRSGFGCSVDYRSAIIYSSGQPVEGPHKAEIVDRVIQSVVPGHRVRAPKQKELDATMVLRFPIAEVSAKVRDLGVRDYEEDLGLDLWAGTIPLRVVAGAPVNAPDLRSGIRTPDYALNYQRGKG, from the coding sequence ATGGTCGCCCCAAGCCAGACTTCCCAGTACGCGCCAACGCCGCGTACCCAAGTCCGACGCCGGCCGGAGCGGGCCAGCTACGATCGTCAGCTGGTCCATTCGATCATCGACGAGGCCATCGTCTGCCACGTGAGCTTCATCTACGAGGACCAGCCGTGCATCATTCCGACGACGATCCTTCGCATCGATGAAGACCTCTATCTCCACGGCAGCCCGACGAATCGAATGCTGTGCGTCCTCGCTCAAGGTGTACCGGCTGCCATCGCCGTCACCCACGTCGATGCTGTTGTGGCGGGTCGGTCCGGATTCGGTTGCAGCGTGGACTATCGATCCGCCATCATCTACTCCAGCGGGCAACCCGTGGAGGGACCGCACAAGGCAGAGATCGTCGACCGCGTGATTCAGTCCGTCGTGCCGGGTCATCGGGTGCGTGCGCCAAAGCAAAAGGAGCTCGACGCCACGATGGTGCTGCGCTTCCCAATAGCCGAGGTCTCTGCAAAAGTCCGAGACCTCGGCGTGCGCGACTACGAAGAGGACCTGGGGCTGGACTTGTGGGCCGGCACGATACCGCTGCGCGTCGTGGCCGGAGCACCGGTCAATGCGCCGGATCTGCGGTCCGGTATCAGGACTCCGGATTACGCGCTGAACTACCAACGGGGCAAGGGCTAG
- the proC gene encoding pyrroline-5-carboxylate reductase translates to MHYQIAFVGGGNMAQAMLSGLLQVGVPPHDVLVIDPDVQQLQRVQEAHGVRVAHTPEGNLDGVDLIVWAVKPQVLRSAAEKALPADLDVLHLSVAAGVRLSELTTWLRSGRVVRAMPNTPAFVRAGVTALQAASDVDESERHLLERLLGGIGRTFWVNTDAEMDGVTAVSGSGPAYVFHFLESLQSASEELGFSPQMAHDLALWVVGGAVQQAAASPESFAELRRRVTSKGGTTEAALDVLHARNCKSALAEAVKAAANRARELGDQVARQ, encoded by the coding sequence ATGCACTATCAAATTGCGTTTGTGGGTGGCGGAAACATGGCCCAAGCGATGCTTTCGGGTCTGCTGCAGGTGGGGGTCCCTCCGCACGATGTTCTCGTCATCGACCCCGATGTCCAACAGTTGCAGCGAGTCCAGGAAGCCCATGGCGTGCGAGTTGCTCACACGCCAGAAGGGAATCTCGACGGCGTGGACTTGATCGTTTGGGCGGTAAAGCCACAGGTGCTTCGCTCGGCGGCGGAGAAGGCACTGCCTGCCGACCTCGATGTCTTACACCTGAGCGTTGCCGCGGGAGTGAGGCTCTCCGAATTGACAACGTGGCTGCGGTCTGGGCGCGTCGTGCGCGCCATGCCGAATACCCCTGCCTTCGTCCGGGCGGGCGTGACGGCGCTGCAGGCAGCCTCTGATGTAGACGAGTCGGAGCGCCACCTGCTCGAGCGCTTGTTGGGAGGGATCGGCCGAACTTTCTGGGTCAACACCGACGCGGAAATGGATGGCGTTACTGCGGTCAGCGGCAGTGGGCCGGCGTACGTGTTTCACTTCCTCGAAAGCCTCCAATCGGCCAGTGAGGAGCTCGGCTTCTCGCCCCAGATGGCACATGATTTGGCGCTTTGGGTTGTTGGCGGCGCAGTGCAGCAGGCGGCTGCCAGTCCCGAATCGTTCGCAGAGCTACGCCGCCGGGTCACCTCCAAGGGCGGAACGACGGAGGCGGCGCTGGACGTGCTGCATGCACGCAATTGCAAGAGCGCATTGGCTGAGGCGGTGAAAGCAGCGGCGAATCGCGCACGCGAACTAGGAGACCAAGTGGCACGGCAGTGA
- a CDS encoding alpha/beta hydrolase, whose amino-acid sequence MATRSYRQPATPLDYRNQAAVPDHQRYSDNWRAMSESTRRRLVHWFDVPYGQGELQTCDIFPARNNNAPVFVFIHGGWWHFLDKSDYSYVAEPFVERGAACVCINYPLAPKAKIEEIVASVQAALLWVHHNIREYGGDPGRIAVGGHSAGGHLSAMSAFTDWSQLGGPEDLVKVNCAISGLYDLIPILDTPHNEKIRMDGATAGAASPVDLIHPSAVKHILCVGAAETAGFLWQHDTFAGLCKQRGLVIEDLRLAGEHHFGVVDQVANAESELFNSLWAAMTAG is encoded by the coding sequence ATGGCCACAAGAAGCTACCGTCAGCCGGCGACGCCGCTTGACTATCGGAACCAAGCAGCGGTTCCGGACCATCAACGCTATTCGGACAACTGGCGCGCGATGAGCGAATCAACGCGAAGACGCTTGGTGCATTGGTTCGACGTCCCGTACGGGCAGGGGGAGCTGCAGACCTGCGACATTTTTCCTGCGCGGAACAACAATGCGCCAGTCTTCGTCTTCATCCATGGCGGCTGGTGGCACTTCTTGGACAAGTCGGACTACAGCTATGTTGCCGAGCCGTTTGTCGAGCGCGGCGCGGCGTGCGTCTGCATCAACTACCCACTTGCTCCGAAGGCCAAGATCGAGGAGATCGTTGCCAGTGTGCAAGCGGCGCTGTTATGGGTGCACCACAACATCCGTGAGTATGGAGGCGATCCCGGGCGAATCGCGGTAGGCGGGCATTCGGCGGGAGGCCACCTGTCGGCAATGTCAGCGTTCACGGACTGGAGCCAGCTCGGCGGACCGGAGGATCTGGTCAAGGTCAATTGCGCCATCAGCGGTCTTTACGACCTTATTCCCATTCTCGACACACCCCACAACGAGAAGATCCGGATGGACGGGGCGACTGCGGGCGCAGCGAGCCCCGTCGATCTGATCCACCCTTCGGCTGTTAAGCACATCCTGTGCGTCGGAGCCGCGGAAACCGCGGGCTTCCTCTGGCAGCACGACACCTTTGCCGGACTTTGCAAACAGCGGGGGCTCGTCATCGAAGATCTGCGCCTTGCAGGCGAGCATCATTTCGGCGTTGTCGACCAAGTGGCAAACGCTGAAAGCGAGTTGTTCAACTCGCTTTGGGCCGCGATGACGGCGGGCTAG
- the tnpB gene encoding IS66 family insertion sequence element accessory protein TnpB (TnpB, as the term is used for proteins encoded by IS66 family insertion elements, is considered an accessory protein, since TnpC, encoded by a neighboring gene, is a DDE family transposase.) yields MIRIDALWLCTKPVDMRCGAERLLAHVVHALGSANAHHGYMFANARATRIKMLVHDGFGVWCAARRLNAGRFAWPRDIDTAKPIALTQAQFDALVVGLPWQRLPEMSTITRL; encoded by the coding sequence TTGATCCGTATCGACGCGCTATGGCTATGCACGAAGCCGGTGGACATGCGCTGTGGTGCCGAGCGCCTGCTCGCTCACGTGGTGCATGCGCTGGGAAGCGCGAACGCTCACCACGGCTATATGTTTGCCAATGCACGGGCCACGCGCATCAAGATGCTTGTGCACGACGGCTTCGGCGTGTGGTGCGCCGCGCGACGGCTAAATGCCGGGCGCTTCGCCTGGCCACGCGACATCGACACAGCCAAGCCGATCGCGCTGACGCAAGCGCAGTTCGATGCGCTCGTGGTCGGGCTGCCCTGGCAGCGGCTACCCGAGATGAGTACGATCACACGGCTCTAG